In a genomic window of Brassica rapa cultivar Chiifu-401-42 chromosome A10, CAAS_Brap_v3.01, whole genome shotgun sequence:
- the LOC103844400 gene encoding uncharacterized protein LOC103844400, which translates to MVKTFFGNPSGKRNKLPVQRAPPLYAEPTIPNSTEIERPVVVEERVTNIVEEEEEIHNEEVIAESDSSSVEGDDCEVIVEDRTGYKENELFEVEVGETDLSSHFEAAAQEDGDDLYDANDDSGDDIWDDDHIPDLLFSDDRDVEEDGRQFNYGPDDILALGKTFNTAEEFKYVVLKYSLNTQYDIKFYKSSSDRLGAHCTQHVEEKCPWRVYCSFERGRNKLMVKVYNDSHICVRSGYTKLLKSGTIGQLFEERLRINPKIKSQEMVDEIKREYNMIVSPEQCRRAKSVLSARRKAGHEAHFARLWDYQEEVLKSNVGSTMEVETIPGPVPGSMQRFYRLYVCFEALKTSWRQSCRPIIGLDAAFMKLDLKGQMLAAVGRDGDNRIFPIAWAVVEVEDNPNWLWFVQLLKNDLELENGSNCPIISDKQRGILNAVHEELPTAEHRMCARHVLENWKKANKDIELERLFWKIARSYTPAAFRDNLDALKKYNVGAYESLQSTAPTTWSRAFFKLGSFCSDNLNNLSESFNRSVRESRRKPLLDMLTEVRRKNMVRNAKRTLLTNRWNKRFTPRADKEIELNRQKAKDCIRYMTTGHSHEIEYHSDAYTVNMEEKTCGCGYWQLNGLPCMHAMCVITTTKLNLNNYVSGYYLTSTWRQLYSTGMKPVQGMKLWPRFGRLPMLPPPSRFNRGRPNTHARRKGPHESATNPHKLTRHGRVGTCSNCRKEGHNKTRCPNPTAAPPPKRPRGRPRKAQGESSSFGASQTSQPSQASQGGFGFSS; encoded by the exons ATGGTGAAAACGTTCTTCGGAAACCCTAGTGGAAAACGGAATAAACTTCCGGTTCAGAGGGCACCACCTCTTTATGCCGAGCCGACAATTCCTAATTCGACAGAGATTGAAAG GCCTGTTGTTGTTGAAGAAAGAGTAACTAATattgttgaagaagaagaagagattcaTAACGAAGAGGTGATTGCAGAGTCGGATTCTTCATCTGTTGAGGGAGATGATTGTGAGGTTATAGTTGAAGACAGGACTGGATATAAGGAGAATGAGTTATTCGAAGTAGAGGTTGGAGAGACTGACTTGTCTTCTCACTTTGAAGCTGCTGCACAAGAAGATGGAGATGATTTGTATGATGCTAACGATGACAGTGGCGATGATATTTGGGACGATGATCACATTCCAGATCTTTTATTCAGTGATGATCGTGATGTGGAAGAAGATGGTAGGCAATTCAACTACGGGCCTGATGACATTCTTGCGCTAGGAAAGACTTTTAACACTGCTGAGGAGTTCAAGTATGTTGTTCTCAAGTACTCTTTGAACACACAATATGATATTAAGTTCTACAAGTCTTCATCTGATCGGCTTGGTGCCCACTGTACACAACATGTAGAAGAAAAGTGTCCTTGGAGGGTCTATTGTTCCTTTGAGAGAGGCAGAAACAAGTTAATGGTGAAAGTGTACAATGACAGTCATATTTGTGTCAGATCCGGTTACACAAAGCTTTTGAAGAGTGGAACAATTGGGCAGCTTTTTGAGGAGAGGCTTAGAATTAATCCTAAAATTAAGTCACAGGAGATGGTGGATGAGATAAAGAGGGAGTACAATATGATTGTCTCACCCGAACAATGTCGAAGAGCTAAATCAGTGCTTTCAGCGAGAAGAAAGGCTGGACATGAAGCTCACTTTGCTCGGCTTTGGGATTACCAAGAAGAGGTTCTTAAATCAAATGTGGGATCAACAATGGAGGTTGAGACAATCCCAGGACCAGTGCCAGGAAGCATGCAAAGATTTTACCGTCTTTATGTTTGCTTTGAAGCCTTGAAAACTTCTTGGAGGCAGTCATGTAGGCCGATCATTGGATTAGATGCTGCTTTTATGAAATTGGATTTAAAAGGGCAAATGCTAGCTGCAGTTGGCAGAGATGGGGATAATAGAATATTTCCTATTGCCTGGGCTGTGGTTGAGGTGGAGGACAATCCTAATTGGCTATGGTTTGTGCAACTCTTGAAAAATGATTTGGAGCTTGAAAATGGATCAAACTGTCCAATAATCTCAGACAAACAGAGG GGTATACTAAATGCGGTTCATGAAGAGCTTCCTACAGCTGAGCATAGGATGTGTGCTCGACACGTTCTTGAGAATTGGAAGAAGGCAAACAAAGACATAGAGCTTGAGCGTCTTTTCTGGAAAATAGCAAGGAGCTACACACCAGCAGCTTTTAGGGATAACTTAGATGCACTGAAGAAGTATAATGTTGGAGCTTATGAGTCTCTGCAAAGTACTGCTCCAACAACATGGTCTCGGGCGTTCTTTAAGCTTGGATCGTTTTGCAGTGACAATCTAAACAACTTGTCTGAGTCCTTCAATAGGAGTGTTAGAGAGTCAAGGAGGAAGCCGCTTCTTGATATGCTGACAGAGGTTAGGAGAAAGAATATGGTCAGGAATGCAAAGCGGACTTTATTAACTAATAGGTGGAATAAGAGGTTCACACCAAGAGCAGACAAGGAGATTGAACTTAATAGGCAGAAAGCTAAGGATTGCATCAGGTATATGACCACAGGACATTCACATGAAATAGAGTATCACAGTGATGCTTACACCGTAAATATGGAGGAGAAAACATGCGGTTGTGGCTATTGGCAGTTGAATGGACTACCTTGTATGCATGCTATGTGTGTCATCACAACAACAAAGCTGAATCTCAATAATTATGTATCAGGTTACTACCTCACCTCTACATGGCGGCAACTATATTCTACTGGTATGAAGCCGGTTCAAGGTATGAAACTGTGGCCACGCTTTGGTCGGTTACCCATGCTACCTCCTCCTTCAAGATTCAATCGAGGAAGGCCTAATACACATGCTAGGAGGAAAGGTCCTCATGAGTCAGCCACTAATCCACATAAGCTTACACGGCATGGTCGTGTGGGAACATGCTCAAACTGTCGCAAAGAAGGTCACAACAAGACTAGGTGTCCTAATCCCACTGCAGCTCCTCCACCTAAGCGTCCAAGAGGTCGTCCAAGGAAAGCACAG GGAGAGTCTTCGTCATTTGGAGCTTCTCAAACTTCTCAACCTTCTCAAGCATCACAAGGAGGATTTGGCTTCTCTTCCTAG
- the LOC117129019 gene encoding polyadenylate-binding protein RBP47C-like, whose product MCNHVLIQMVSIKEIRNKHTGLSEGYGFVEFLSHDVADNVLKKFNGTYMPNTDMPFRLNWANAFDSLFYNTFSEIYLSVKAATAVIDAYTDRSKGFGFVRFGDLRKMNPELLSIPSSFVGGRPRPRRPFTDPFSFPVPSWGDVPEAVSEAVPMAPLRRLRSCFSTTVPVLRSERGTRLT is encoded by the exons ATGTGTAACCACGTTTTGATTCAGATGGTTTCGATCAAGGAAATCCGCAATAAGCACACTGGTTTATCTGAAGGCTATGGCTTTGTGGAGTTTCTTTCGCACGATGTGGCTGATAACGTTTTGAAGAAGTTTAATGGAACATATATGCCGAATACAGATATGCCTTTCCGTTTAAATTGGGCCA ATGCCTTTGATTCTCTATTCTACAACACCTTCTCAGAGATCTATCTTTCGGTTAAAGCTGCAACAGCTGTCATAGATGCATATACTGATAGATCAAAGGGTTTTGGTTTTGTGAGGTTTGGAGAT TTGAGAAAGATGAATCCCGAGCTGCTCTCGATTCCGTCCTCATTTGTGGGTGGTCGTCCAAGGCCGCGTCGTCCTTTTACCGATCCTTTCTCATTCCCCGTTCCTTCTTGGGGAGACGTTCCAGAGGCTGTTAGTGAAGCGGTTCCGATGGCGCCCCTGAGAAGGCTCCGTTCTTGTTTTTCGACGACGGTCCCCGTTCTGAGATCCGAGAGGGGGACCAGGCTAACATGA